The genomic window CCAAGCGGATGATGAAGAACTTACCCGCACTAATGTTAAGCGTGCTGAAAATCTGAATGGCAAGATTTCTCTGCAAATCGCTAAAATAGATGGCTCTAGTGGTGAAATTGCTGGTACTTTCGAGAGCGAACAGCCATCTGATACAGATTTAGGTGCTGGCGAACCGAAAGAAGTCAAGATTCGCGGTCTATTTTTTGGACGGGTTGAACCGACTCGTGGCTAAATTCTCTGGAGTTAGGTAACTGAGTAGCATTCAGAACTACAATTCTGTAAGCATCAGGTTTCATCACCAAAGTTAACTTCTTTGCCCCTATTTTCAGGGCTGTTTCATTCCTATAGAAGCCTTACAGAGACGAAAAGAGACAAAGTTTCAAGGGGAGACAAGAGAAAAATTCTTCCTTCCCTTGTCCCCAGCTTTTCAAGAGGCTTTGAAAGAATGAAACAGCCCTGCCTTTTTTGAGGGGGAAAGGTTAAAGCCGAGCAAAATTGTGGATGAAATAATCATTGCAATTGGGAAAAGGTTGATACCTCGTTCTTATGGGCGACTTAATTCATCCCTTTACCCCGTACCCTTTAACCTTTTCCCTTTCATTAAAAGACTATGAACTTAAGTACAATAAAGTACATGTTGCATTTTATATAATTAACTTACGTAAATATACATAATATTTCTAAATATTATTAGTAATGTTAAATTATTGGATGAGTTTCGGTTGAAGAGACACGTAATTATACTGTAAATAAAATTTGTGCTTATCCACAAACATCATGACTAATGTTCTTTTGTTTCTATAAACTTAGCTTGAGCATTAATTAATTAAAGTTAAGTAAAATCTCGGTTTGATATTTAGTAATTAATTTTATATTTTATTTCTATGTAGTTCTAAAAACAGCTACAGAGCATACCAAAAATAAATAACGATTTCGCCCATTTAAATTTTGCTCGATTGTCAAGCAACTCTATGGAATTTTTTCTAGGAAAACTTTGTTGTTTTCCATAGAATTTTGCGATGACATATAGTCCGATATTCTCCTTGATATCGTGCGATCGCAGCTAAGTTTAAAAGTGAGTAATTGGTTATTAATTTACTCAATAAACACGGTGCTATGCCTACCACAGTCACCAATGAACTAAAACATGAAATTTGGCAGTTGTTGCGAGAATATCAGCAATCTCGGTCAGAAAATATTCGCAATCAGCTGGTAAAACTCAACTTTGGACTTGTGAGAAAAGAAGCTCACTACTGGACGAATCAATGTCATGAAACCTACGATGATTTGCTTCAGGTTGGGTGTTTGGGTTTAATCAGAGCTATTGAAAAATTTGAACTTTCCAAAGGACATGCCTTTAGTTCCTACGCTCTTCCCTATATTCGGGGTGAAATTCAACACTATCTCCGAGATAAAGGTGTCACGGTGCGAATTCCTCGGAAGTGGTTAGCATTACAACAGCAAGCAATAGGAGTGTCACGTTCTTGGCGTGAAAAGCATAATCGCCAACCAACAGACTCCGAACTAGCAACTGTACTGGAAATTTCTCTAAACGAATGGCAAGAAATTAAATTAGCATGGGTAAATCGTGCTCCCTTGAGCCTCGATGTGCCAATCCAAGATGGAGAAGAAGGCTCTACCTGTTTGGGAGAATTGGTTCCAGATCCTCACTATCGCAGCTTTCAATTGGCACAAGAAGACCAACTTCGCTTGCAACAAGCATTGGTTCAGCTCGAACAACGCACCCGCGATGTGTTGGAATGTGTGTTTTTACAAGATTTGACACAAAAACAAGTTGCAGAACATCTGGGAATCAGTGTTGTAACGGTTTCCCGTAGAGTCAAGAAAGGTCTGGATTTGATGAAAGAGCTTATGGGTGTAGCAGAGGATTAACTGCAAATCAACACCAAGCCGCAGTTATGCTGAGTAGGCAGTGCTAAAAATAACCCTTGAAATGTAAAAAATTAGGTTATAAAGGGAACAGACTTTGCCTTTGATCCGAATTTCAGGCATGTTGATTTCCACTTTTCAATTTTCCAATGGCTTTTGAGAACAGCTCATGGGCAGAAATTCAAAAATTACAATTGTAGCTATTTTAACTTTGGCGATCGCTGGATGTGCTTCTGAAGATCCACAACAAGCCATCAATCCTGCGCCGATTCCCAAAATAGCAGCAAAGTCGCCCCCAGCGGCTCAATCCTTTAACAATCCAGTGATACCTGCCAAACAGGTTTCACTAGTTACTCCTGCATCTGTTAACTTGATTCAATCCACTAATGCTACAGAGCGGGCACGGCTAGTTGTGCTATCAAAAAACCGAAGTGACCCGTTTGCACAAATTTTTGGGCAGGCGGTTGCCGGAATGCCTAAAACATCTGGAAGACCTGTTCCCGTATTGCCTAAGCTACCTACTGCATCACTAGCAGGACGAAAACTCCCAACACGCAGCATAGCTTTAACCAGACCTGTTCCCGTATCGCCTAAGCTACCTACTGCATCACTAGCAGGACGAAAACTTCCAACACGCAGCATAGCTAAAAAAATCAATCCTACCTTGACTTCAGTCTTGCCTAAAGTTTTACCTCAAGTTATCCCCAACCCCACTTTAGTATCTGTATTGCCACCACCAGCACAACCTGACTTAGCAAGAGCAGTTCTTGTGACTGGTGTAGTTCTAATTAGTAAGGAACCGCAGGCAATTATCAAAGTACCGGATGAGCCGACAAGTCGCTATGTGCAGGCGGGACAGCGATTAGCAAATGGCGTACTGGTTAAACGTATTGAAATGAATCAGGGCTACAACCCCATTGTGATTCTGGAACAATATGGTATTGAAGTTGCCAAAATGGTAGGGGAAGGGGCTGTCAATTCAACACCGTCAGCTGCATCTGCTACCGGCAATCCTACTTCAGTGACAACGCCCCCCTTAAATTCTTTTAATGTTGGAGCTTGATAAAGATGGAGATTAAGGAAAAAATTGAGTTTCCTGGTTTGCCTTTAGCTGTCTATAGAGAGATAGCAGCTCATTTACGTCAAGTCGAAGGGGTAGAAGTGGATTTAATTCCCCAGTCATCCCAACAGTTTGATTACAATCAAAGTCAAATTGGTGGCTTGTCCATCTCGTGGACAGCAACCTCTGGTTTAGAAAGTCGGCAACGAGTTAACCAAATTTTGGCTTACTATCAAAATCGCTAGATGAATCCTATTTGATTTCGTTCAAATCGAAGCCTCAGATTCCCAATTTTTTACAGAAGTTGGGAATCTTGTTGTTCACGAATAATTAAGTACGTCTATGGTGGATGACGACTTCATACCAATTCTTTGTAAAACTGCATAAAATCAACCTTGGTCAGACTTGGGGCTTACAGTAGAATTCAAGTATTTGAACCACATCTGTCGTAGGGGCGCAAGGCCTTGCGCCCCTACCGCGTGGTCTAATTACCTGGAAATAGCTGTAAGCCCCAAGTTTTGGAGCAACCTCACAGGTAATCGGTATCAGTTAATATCAAATTATTGAATTTAGCTGAAAACTTGTGTACTTAAAAACTTAAAAACTTAAAAACTTAAAAACTAAATACCTGAGTATCTGCACTGCAAAATTCTAATTTCGTCAGGAATTAGACTGACAACGACATCATCTGAGTTGAAAATATGGAACTGCACGGGAGGCTACATCATATTAGCAACCCGCAGCGACAACTACTGATTAATCAATTCACAGTGAAGGTTTGGTAATGAAGGAATTGGGTGTGTCTGAAGTGGGAAGTGATGGCGCTCGTCGCTGGGAATATTTGTTTTTCCATCCCTGAAAGCAGCAAATGTCTACTTGAATGAACAGCCCGATAAAACCGGAATGATCGTGCGTCCCTTTAACCTGGAAGATATTTTTGTGGAATTAACGAGACGCCAGTTAGATTAACCTCATCCTCCTAACTGTCGTAGCATGGCTTCTACCCTGTTCACACCTTCTGAGTCATTGCGCCGCTTGTACAAGTCACGGGCTTTCTGAAGCAAGCTGTTTGCTTGTTTAGCTTGTCGTCGCTGTTTATACATCGAACCCATCAACTCATAAGTCTGGGCATTGTTCTTATCCAAGCCGATTGCTTGCTCGTATGCCCAGGTAGCTGCACCATAGTCTCCCATACGAGATTGCGTCACAGCCAATCCTAAATAGGCGTTAACATTGTTACGGTTCAGCTGTATGGCACGACGGTAGCCTTCCTTTGCCCCAGGCGTGTCGCCCAAATTCGCTTTGATGTAACCCACAGCGTAGTAAAAATCACTATTGTTAGGGTTGATGGCGATCGCCCGACGATAAGCTGTTAATGCCGCCTGGTAATTTCCCTGTTGAGCGTACAAGTAGCCAATACCTGAATGAATTTTAGCATTCTTGGGATCTAGGCTAGCTGCTTGCTGATAAAGAGCGATCGCACCACCATAATCGCCGGTATCCACTAACCTCCGTCCGTCTTCTAGTAGTTGCTTTAATTGTGGGTTTTTGCCTTGCGCCACTAATACCTGAGCCTGAGCCACTGAAGGTATGCTGAAGGCAAAACATCCTAGTAACACCACACTAAACACAAATGATGTTGGCTTGTACACAGTAAAATTCCTGAAATTTTAGAGGACTTTTTTTCTTGTACATTAAAACAAAAATATGGACTTTTGAAAACTGTATTTATTCGTATGAATTAAGATATTCATAGTTCATTCACTATAATCAGTGCTATATCACAGAGTTTTTACTGAAAGATGAAATGCGAAGTATAAATGCTGAAATGATGTTACCCTACATATAAATTCAGGACAACACCAAAATTACACTCTTTCTTATCAGTAGTTATACGTGTAAATCCTCAAAAACCAATAGGTGATACGCCAATCCGATAAATTATTGAATATTAATTCCTATTGAGTATTTCACTTAACAACTTGCTAACTGTGTATCCAATTTTCCTTTCTTTATACTACCTTTAACAAAACCGCACACTTTGCGAGCAGTCGTTCTCTATCGATTGTCTACATCCTTTTTTGGTCATTACACGATAAGATAAATTCAAAAAGCAAAATGCTCCTTCAAATCCTGATTCATTCTTTAGGACAATACTACAAGTGAAAGCGCAGTTGCAATGGCACTTCGTATCTGCTGAAAGCGATCGCAGTCTAAAATTGTGTGAGAGTATGTTTATCAAACCTATCTCAACGCAAACTAATTATGTATGTATAAGTTTACACTGTTTGAAGTATTTTAATAATAAATATTAACCTATATACTATCTGGGAGGCTAATTTATGATTATAACTACCACTGATGTGATTCAAGGAGCCGTTATTGAGTCATATTTAGGCATTGTGACAGCAGAAGTAGTTTACGGCAGCAATTTCTTGCGGGATTTTTTGGCTGGTATTCGAGATATTATTGGTGGACGCACTGGTAGCTATGAGCGTTTATTTGAGCAGGGTCAACGCAAGGCATTAGAAGAATTAGAACAACGAGCACAACGTTTAGGAGCAAATGCTGTGATTGGGATTGAAATTGATACTGGCACAATCAATATTGACCAGTCAGGAGTCCTATTACTGATTACTGCCACAGGCACCGCAGTCAAGATGCGTTAATATTTTAATGGTTGTCTAATTAGTTTTTTTAGTATCTTTTGATCAGGTTTAAAAACTTTTGTATGAAGTTGAATTTCCTATAAAATAAAAGCTAGGTTACAATAGCAGCTAATAACTGTGTTGTAATTTAAAGTTTTTATTTATTTTATATGGTGAATCTTAAAAAACGATTAAATTAATATATAATAAAAAATAAAGCCTAAATTTTATTAAAATTTATTAAAGTAAGTTTATTTTTTCTCACTAAAGATAGACTTATTAAATCTTTCTATTGATAGATATAAAAACAGATGATTTAGTTATTTAATTTTAAACATAAACATGAATATACCTGAGCAGCAACTTTGCTGAAACAGCACTGGAGAACATAAGCTATGTCATACGTAAATCGGACAAGTGATGACACTATTCCTACTGGACCTGTGGTAGCAGGCCGAGTAAGTGAATATCATGATCTTGTTCGC from Nostoc sp. UHCC 0926 includes these protein-coding regions:
- a CDS encoding RNA polymerase sigma factor SigF, whose protein sequence is MPTTVTNELKHEIWQLLREYQQSRSENIRNQLVKLNFGLVRKEAHYWTNQCHETYDDLLQVGCLGLIRAIEKFELSKGHAFSSYALPYIRGEIQHYLRDKGVTVRIPRKWLALQQQAIGVSRSWREKHNRQPTDSELATVLEISLNEWQEIKLAWVNRAPLSLDVPIQDGEEGSTCLGELVPDPHYRSFQLAQEDQLRLQQALVQLEQRTRDVLECVFLQDLTQKQVAEHLGISVVTVSRRVKKGLDLMKELMGVAED
- a CDS encoding tetratricopeptide repeat protein — encoded protein: MYKPTSFVFSVVLLGCFAFSIPSVAQAQVLVAQGKNPQLKQLLEDGRRLVDTGDYGGAIALYQQAASLDPKNAKIHSGIGYLYAQQGNYQAALTAYRRAIAINPNNSDFYYAVGYIKANLGDTPGAKEGYRRAIQLNRNNVNAYLGLAVTQSRMGDYGAATWAYEQAIGLDKNNAQTYELMGSMYKQRRQAKQANSLLQKARDLYKRRNDSEGVNRVEAMLRQLGG
- a CDS encoding YbjQ family protein — encoded protein: MIITTTDVIQGAVIESYLGIVTAEVVYGSNFLRDFLAGIRDIIGGRTGSYERLFEQGQRKALEELEQRAQRLGANAVIGIEIDTGTINIDQSGVLLLITATGTAVKMR